In the Kineosporiaceae bacterium genome, one interval contains:
- a CDS encoding aspartate aminotransferase family protein translates to MTITPQAFSEPGPDRLADRARDHLWMHFTRHSTFIDGEGHVPVIVRGEGAYIWDDQGRRYLDGLAGLFTVQVGHGRQELADAAAMQARELAFFPLWSYAHPRAIELAERLAAEAPGDLNRVFFTTGGGEAVETAWKLAKQYWKLVGKPMKHKVISRNVAYHGTPQGALSITGIPEAKQMFEPLVPGGFKVPNTNLYRAPEHLREDPKAFGLWAAERIAEAIEFEGPDTVAAVFLEPVQNSGGCFPPPPGYFERVREICDQYDVLLVSDETICAFGRIGGMFACNDLGYVPDMITCAKGMSSGYAPIGAMIASERIFEPFSKGTTYFPHGYTFGGHPVSAAVAMANLDIFEREGLYDHVRSTAPAFRASLESLLDLPIVGDVRGEGFFYGIELVKDKTTRETFNDDESERLLRGFLSKALFDAGLYCRADDRGDPVVQLAPPLIIGQSEIDDITSTLRSVLTEAWSRL, encoded by the coding sequence ATGACGATCACACCGCAGGCCTTCTCCGAGCCCGGCCCCGACCGGCTCGCGGACCGGGCGCGTGACCACCTCTGGATGCACTTCACGCGCCACTCGACCTTCATCGACGGTGAGGGTCACGTGCCGGTGATCGTGCGCGGCGAGGGTGCCTACATCTGGGACGACCAGGGCCGCCGCTACCTCGACGGCCTGGCCGGGTTGTTCACCGTGCAGGTGGGCCACGGCCGCCAGGAGCTCGCCGATGCCGCCGCGATGCAGGCGCGGGAGCTGGCGTTCTTCCCGCTGTGGTCCTACGCCCACCCGCGGGCGATCGAGCTGGCCGAGCGCCTGGCCGCCGAGGCCCCCGGTGACCTGAACCGGGTCTTCTTCACCACCGGTGGCGGTGAGGCCGTCGAGACCGCGTGGAAGCTGGCCAAGCAGTACTGGAAGCTCGTCGGTAAGCCGATGAAACACAAGGTCATCTCACGCAACGTGGCCTACCACGGCACCCCCCAGGGCGCGCTGTCGATCACCGGCATCCCCGAGGCCAAGCAGATGTTCGAGCCGCTGGTGCCGGGCGGGTTCAAGGTGCCCAACACCAACCTCTACCGGGCACCCGAGCACCTGCGCGAGGACCCGAAGGCGTTCGGTTTGTGGGCGGCCGAGCGCATCGCCGAGGCGATCGAGTTCGAGGGCCCCGACACCGTGGCCGCGGTGTTCCTCGAGCCGGTGCAGAACTCCGGTGGCTGCTTCCCGCCGCCGCCCGGGTACTTCGAGCGGGTGCGCGAGATCTGCGATCAGTACGACGTGCTGCTGGTCTCGGACGAGACCATCTGCGCGTTCGGTCGCATCGGCGGCATGTTCGCCTGCAACGACCTGGGCTACGTGCCCGACATGATCACCTGCGCCAAGGGCATGAGCAGTGGGTACGCCCCCATCGGCGCGATGATCGCGAGTGAGCGGATCTTCGAGCCGTTCAGCAAGGGCACCACGTACTTTCCGCACGGGTACACCTTCGGCGGCCACCCCGTCTCGGCCGCCGTGGCGATGGCCAACCTCGACATCTTCGAGCGCGAGGGTCTGTACGACCACGTGCGCAGCACCGCGCCGGCGTTCCGGGCCTCCCTCGAGAGCCTGCTCGACCTCCCGATCGTCGGCGACGTCCGGGGTGAGGGCTTCTTCTACGGCATCGAGCTGGTCAAGGACAAGACCACGCGTGAGACGTTCAACGACGACGAGAGTGAGCGCCTGCTGCGCGGGTTCCTCTCCAAGGCGCTGTTCGACGCCGGGCTGTACTGCCGCGCCGACGACCGGGGCGACCCGGTGGTCCAGCTCGCTCCCCCGCTGATCATCGGGCAGAGCGAGATCGACGACATCACCTCGACGCTGCGCTCGGTCCTCACGGAGGCATGGTCCCGGCTGTGA
- a CDS encoding FAD-dependent oxidoreductase, which translates to MGSASAGGLSANLGDRVSGAVDEALVDEALVGARGVPFWLDTELRPDRRAPLDGDASVDLAIVGGGFTGLWAAVLAAEQYPAWTITLLDGGDLGWAASGRNGGFCSSSLTHGLGNGLSRWPDELATLERMGLENLDAIEQTIADHGIDCSFSRAGEVSMAVAEWQLAELTELHQAAVEAGVGEHLDLLDADAARALVDSPTYLGGLRDTRGTATLDPAGLVWGLAEVAERAGVRIHERSRVLALADQGDRVRLETATGVVHARRVVLATNAFPSLLHRVRPYVVPVWDHVLATEPLSAEQRAAIGWAGGEGLSDAGNQFHYYRLTADGRIIWGGYDALYYFGGDLSGRRMRNQATERLLVQHLYETFPQLEGLRISHTWGGAIDTCTRFTAFWQRACDTKVCAVQGYTGLGVGASRFAAQVALELLDRRDTPRTRLEMVRSRPLPFPPEPFRWAGIELTRRSIAAADAGQGRRNVWLRTLDRLGLGFDS; encoded by the coding sequence ATGGGCAGCGCGTCGGCCGGTGGGCTGAGCGCGAACCTCGGCGACCGGGTGTCCGGTGCCGTGGACGAAGCGCTGGTGGACGAGGCGTTGGTGGGCGCGCGCGGCGTCCCGTTCTGGCTCGACACCGAGCTGCGACCCGACCGGCGAGCCCCGTTGGACGGCGACGCCTCGGTCGACCTGGCCATCGTCGGTGGCGGCTTCACCGGGCTGTGGGCCGCCGTCCTGGCCGCCGAGCAGTACCCGGCCTGGACCATCACCCTGCTCGACGGGGGCGACCTCGGCTGGGCGGCCAGCGGCCGCAACGGCGGGTTCTGCTCCTCCAGCCTGACCCACGGCCTGGGCAACGGCCTGTCCCGCTGGCCCGACGAGCTGGCCACCCTCGAACGGATGGGCCTCGAGAACCTCGACGCCATCGAGCAGACGATCGCCGATCACGGCATCGACTGTTCGTTCAGCCGCGCCGGTGAGGTCTCCATGGCCGTGGCCGAGTGGCAACTGGCCGAGCTGACCGAGCTGCACCAGGCCGCCGTCGAGGCCGGCGTGGGCGAACACCTCGACCTGCTGGACGCCGACGCCGCCCGCGCCCTGGTCGACTCACCGACCTATCTGGGTGGGCTGCGCGACACCCGGGGCACGGCGACGCTCGACCCTGCCGGGCTGGTGTGGGGCCTGGCCGAGGTGGCCGAGCGGGCCGGCGTCCGGATTCACGAGCGGTCGCGGGTGCTGGCGCTGGCCGACCAGGGTGACCGGGTGAGGCTCGAGACGGCCACCGGGGTGGTGCACGCCCGCCGGGTGGTGCTGGCCACCAACGCCTTCCCCTCCCTGCTGCACCGGGTGCGGCCCTACGTGGTGCCGGTCTGGGATCACGTCCTGGCCACCGAGCCCTTGAGCGCCGAGCAGCGCGCCGCCATCGGGTGGGCCGGCGGCGAGGGGCTGAGCGATGCCGGTAACCAGTTCCACTACTACCGGCTGACCGCGGACGGCCGGATCATCTGGGGCGGCTACGACGCGCTGTACTACTTCGGTGGTGACCTGTCCGGGCGGCGGATGCGCAACCAGGCCACCGAACGGCTGCTGGTGCAGCACCTGTACGAGACCTTCCCGCAGCTCGAGGGGCTGCGGATCAGCCACACCTGGGGTGGCGCGATCGACACCTGCACCCGGTTCACCGCGTTCTGGCAACGCGCCTGCGACACCAAGGTGTGCGCCGTCCAGGGCTATACCGGGCTGGGCGTGGGGGCGAGCCGGTTCGCTGCCCAGGTGGCCCTGGAACTCCTCGACCGCCGGGACACCCCCCGGACCCGACTCGAGATGGTGCGTTCGCGGCCGCTGCCGTTCCCGCCCGAACCGTTCCGGTGGGCCGGCATCGAACTGACCCGGCGCTCGATCGCCGCGGCCGATGCCGGCCAGGGACGGCGCAACGTGTGGTTGCGCACGCTCGACCGGCTCGGGTTGGGGTTCGACTCCTGA
- a CDS encoding aminobutyraldehyde dehydrogenase, whose protein sequence is MSTSAPRQLRNFVDGEYRDPISDARSDIVDPSTGAVVASAPVSSAADVDAAYAAASKAFETWRDTTPSQRQQALLKIADAIEARAEDFVKLEAENTGKPHALTTSEEIPPMVDQLRFFAGAARVLEGRAAGEYLAGHTSWIRREPIGVIGQVTPWNYPMMMAAWKIGPALAAGNTVVLKPSDTTPETTLLLAEVISEFVPAGVLNVITGDRETGRALVEHPTPQMVAITGSVRAGMQVAESASRDVKRVHLELGGKAPVVIFDDADVAAAAEAIAVAGYFNAGQDCTAATRVIAQAGVYEDFVAALAEQARGSKVGLPDDEDALFGPVNNAGQLARVTGFLERLPDHATISAGGNRVTALGDGYFIEPTVVSGVRQDDEVIQNEIFGPVITVQTFADETEALAMANGVQYALASSVWTSDFGRAMRMSRSLDFGCVWINTHIPLVAEMPHGGFKHSGYGKDLSMYGLEDYTRIKHVMANFGTA, encoded by the coding sequence GTGAGCACGTCCGCCCCCAGGCAGCTGCGCAATTTTGTCGACGGTGAATACCGCGACCCGATCAGCGACGCCCGTAGCGACATCGTCGACCCGTCGACCGGTGCGGTCGTGGCCTCGGCGCCGGTCTCGTCGGCTGCCGATGTCGACGCCGCCTACGCCGCGGCGTCCAAGGCCTTCGAGACGTGGCGCGACACCACGCCGAGCCAGCGGCAGCAGGCGCTGCTGAAGATCGCCGACGCGATCGAGGCCCGGGCCGAGGACTTCGTCAAGCTCGAGGCCGAGAACACCGGCAAGCCGCACGCGCTGACCACCAGCGAGGAAATCCCGCCGATGGTCGACCAGCTGCGCTTCTTCGCCGGCGCCGCCCGGGTGCTCGAGGGCCGTGCAGCGGGGGAGTACCTGGCCGGTCACACCTCGTGGATCCGGCGTGAGCCCATCGGCGTGATCGGTCAGGTCACGCCGTGGAACTACCCGATGATGATGGCCGCCTGGAAGATCGGACCGGCGCTGGCCGCCGGCAACACCGTGGTGCTCAAGCCGAGCGACACCACCCCCGAGACCACGCTGCTGCTGGCCGAGGTGATCAGCGAGTTCGTCCCCGCCGGCGTGCTCAACGTGATCACCGGTGACCGCGAGACCGGTCGGGCGCTGGTCGAGCACCCCACGCCGCAGATGGTGGCGATCACCGGCTCGGTGCGCGCGGGCATGCAGGTGGCCGAGTCGGCGTCGCGCGACGTCAAGCGGGTGCACCTCGAGCTCGGCGGCAAGGCGCCGGTCGTCATCTTCGACGACGCGGACGTCGCGGCGGCCGCCGAGGCGATCGCCGTCGCCGGCTACTTCAACGCCGGTCAGGACTGCACCGCCGCCACTCGGGTGATCGCCCAGGCCGGCGTGTACGAGGACTTCGTGGCCGCCCTGGCCGAGCAGGCCCGCGGTAGCAAGGTCGGCCTGCCGGACGACGAGGACGCCCTGTTCGGCCCGGTGAACAACGCCGGTCAGCTGGCCCGGGTCACCGGCTTCCTGGAGCGCTTGCCCGACCACGCCACCATCAGCGCCGGTGGCAACCGGGTCACCGCGTTGGGTGATGGCTACTTCATCGAGCCGACCGTGGTCTCCGGCGTCCGCCAGGACGACGAGGTGATCCAGAACGAGATCTTCGGCCCGGTGATCACGGTGCAGACCTTCGCCGACGAGACCGAGGCCCTCGCGATGGCCAACGGCGTGCAGTACGCGCTGGCCTCCTCGGTGTGGACCAGCGACTTCGGCCGGGCCATGCGCATGTCGCGCTCGCTCGACTTCGGCTGCGTGTGGATCAACACCCACATCCCGCTCGTGGCCGAGATGCCGCACGGTGGCTTCAAGCACTCCGGCTACGGCAAGGACCTCTCGATGTACGGCCTCGAGGACTACACGCGCATCAAGCACGTGATGGCCAACTTCGGCACCGCCTGA
- a CDS encoding PadR family transcriptional regulator, with the protein MALGEVMLALLDGGPRHGYDLKRHHDEWFLDARPLAYAQVYATLGRLERDGLVAVAHVETGGGPERTIYELTGAGRDRMTDWLAEPVDAPPPAAEEMIRKLIAAIRTDRDPAGLVARQREVLLRRLRTLTEQAVATSASASAAHPATTLIREHAITHLDADLRWLEAAGHLLAHAPHRERTDDLS; encoded by the coding sequence ATGGCACTGGGCGAGGTGATGCTGGCGCTGCTGGACGGCGGGCCGCGCCATGGGTATGACCTGAAGCGCCATCACGACGAGTGGTTCCTCGATGCCCGCCCCCTGGCCTATGCACAGGTCTACGCCACCCTGGGTCGGCTCGAGCGCGACGGGCTCGTGGCAGTGGCGCACGTCGAGACCGGGGGTGGTCCCGAGCGCACGATCTACGAGCTGACCGGGGCCGGCCGTGATCGGATGACCGATTGGCTCGCCGAGCCGGTGGACGCCCCGCCGCCCGCCGCGGAAGAGATGATCCGCAAGCTGATCGCGGCCATCAGAACCGATCGCGACCCGGCCGGGCTGGTCGCTCGCCAGCGCGAGGTGTTGCTGCGACGGCTGCGCACCCTGACCGAACAAGCCGTCGCCACCTCGGCGTCGGCGTCGGCCGCGCACCCGGCCACCACCCTGATCCGCGAACACGCGATCACCCACCTGGACGCCGACCTGCGCTGGCTCGAGGCAGCCGGCCACCTGCTGGCGCACGCCCCCCACCGGGAGAGGACCGACGATCTGTCATGA
- a CDS encoding Lrp/AsnC family transcriptional regulator, with protein MGNRAERPSPAAAPLDEISKRIIEQLQEDGRRPYAAIGKAVGLSEAAVRQRVQRLLESGVMQIVAVTDPLQVGFHRQAMIGVRVEGDMTTVADRLAELSEVSYVVVTAGSFDLLAEVVCEDDDHLLDVLVQRIRCLPGVRTTETFVYLRLRKQHYNWGTR; from the coding sequence ATGGGCAACCGGGCAGAACGACCGTCACCCGCTGCGGCACCGCTCGACGAGATCTCCAAACGGATCATCGAGCAGCTGCAGGAGGACGGCCGTCGTCCGTATGCCGCGATCGGCAAGGCCGTGGGCCTGTCCGAGGCTGCCGTGCGCCAGCGGGTACAACGCCTGCTGGAGTCCGGCGTGATGCAGATCGTGGCGGTGACCGACCCGCTTCAGGTCGGCTTCCACCGCCAGGCGATGATCGGCGTCCGGGTCGAGGGCGACATGACCACGGTGGCCGACCGGCTCGCCGAGCTGTCCGAGGTGTCCTACGTCGTGGTCACCGCCGGCTCGTTCGACCTGCTGGCCGAGGTGGTCTGTGAGGACGACGACCACCTGCTCGACGTCCTGGTCCAGCGCATCCGGTGCCTGCCGGGTGTGCGCACCACCGAAACCTTTGTCTACCTGAGACTGCGCAAGCAGCACTACAACTGGGGTACCCGATGA
- a CDS encoding ABC transporter ATP-binding protein yields MTTTPALSLERVQHAYRSTVALRGVDLEVQAGEVVAITGPSGSGKSTLLHLAAGLMVAQTGRVQLLGHDLARISDAERARLRRRQVGIVLQFGQLVGELDALDNVALPLLLEGEPPDAARELARDWLDRCGAAEVAGMLPAELSGGQAQRVAVARALVTGPHVVFADEPTGSLDTAGGRELLGLLLTRVRDSAAALVMITHDNTVAAVADRELRLVDGAIASMAMLR; encoded by the coding sequence ATGACGACCACTCCGGCGCTGTCGCTCGAGCGGGTTCAACACGCCTACCGCTCCACGGTCGCCCTGCGCGGGGTCGACCTCGAGGTCCAGGCCGGCGAGGTGGTCGCGATCACCGGGCCCAGTGGTTCGGGCAAGTCGACCCTGTTGCACCTCGCCGCCGGCCTCATGGTCGCCCAGACCGGACGGGTGCAGTTGCTCGGCCACGATCTGGCACGGATCAGCGACGCCGAGCGTGCTCGCCTGCGCCGGCGACAGGTGGGCATCGTGCTGCAGTTCGGCCAACTGGTGGGTGAGCTCGACGCGCTCGACAACGTGGCTTTGCCGCTGTTGCTCGAAGGTGAACCCCCGGACGCCGCGCGCGAGCTGGCGCGCGACTGGCTCGATCGGTGTGGGGCCGCCGAGGTGGCCGGCATGTTGCCGGCGGAGCTGTCCGGCGGGCAGGCCCAACGGGTGGCCGTCGCGCGCGCTCTGGTCACCGGGCCGCACGTGGTCTTCGCCGACGAGCCGACCGGAAGCCTCGATACCGCGGGCGGCCGGGAATTGTTGGGGCTGTTGCTGACTCGGGTCCGCGACAGCGCCGCCGCCCTGGTGATGATCACTCATGACAACACCGTGGCCGCGGTGGCCGACCGCGAGCTGCGGTTGGTGGATGGCGCCATCGCCTCGATGGCGATGTTGCGATGA
- a CDS encoding carbonic anhydrase, which translates to MSVLQEVLDANAAYSADFGAKGELALPPARRFAILTCMDARLDPAKYAGLSEGDAHVIRNAGGRASDDAIRSLVISYKLLGTQEWFVVHHTDCGMEFFTDEVMRGLLANSLETAAMGENGFHDVGTGPGSTEAAYVDWLTISDQTGAVVDDVRRIRDSRLVPGSIPIHGYLYDVRTGRLIEVPEATTVGAAR; encoded by the coding sequence ATGTCCGTGCTCCAGGAAGTGCTCGACGCCAACGCCGCCTACTCGGCCGACTTCGGCGCCAAGGGCGAGCTGGCGCTGCCCCCGGCGCGCCGATTCGCCATCCTCACCTGCATGGATGCCCGGCTCGACCCGGCCAAGTACGCCGGCCTGAGCGAGGGCGACGCCCACGTGATCCGCAATGCCGGTGGCCGGGCGAGCGACGATGCGATCCGCTCGCTGGTGATCTCGTACAAGCTGCTGGGCACCCAGGAGTGGTTCGTCGTCCACCACACCGACTGCGGCATGGAGTTCTTCACCGACGAGGTGATGCGGGGCCTGCTGGCCAACAGCCTCGAGACCGCCGCAATGGGCGAGAACGGCTTCCACGACGTCGGTACCGGCCCGGGCAGCACCGAGGCCGCCTACGTCGACTGGCTGACGATCAGCGACCAGACCGGGGCCGTGGTGGACGACGTCCGGCGGATCCGGGACAGTCGGCTGGTTCCGGGCAGCATCCCGATCCACGGCTACCTCTACGACGTGCGCACCGGCCGGTTGATCGAGGTGCCCGAGGCCACCACGGTCGGGGCCGCCCGCTGA
- a CDS encoding FAD-dependent oxidoreductase, with product MVPAVSSTPSFWHESLIASGEDDLRPRPGLDGDLDVDVCIIGAGYTGLWTAYYLLDADPALRVVLLEAQIAGFGASGRNGGWCSALFPRSTASLARRYGRDAALAMRRAMHETVREVGRVADLEGIDAHYARGGTISVARTEVQLRRAHEDVAGDAAFDGIDEVSFLDPDAAAEHVRTSNLLGATYTPHCARIHPARLVRGLARAVERRGGRIAEHTPALRVELGSGTSRVITERGTVRAAHVVRAIEAWTGTLPITPGVPGTPSAGARPLPNPARALIPVYSLMVATEPLPASTWAEIGLERGQTVNDHRHLIIYGQRTADDRLVFGGRGAPYHFGSAIEPRFDRDPAVFTALQATARELFPALGRAEFTHAWGGPLGISRDWHSSVGIDPATGFGWAGGYVGDGVGTANLAGRTLADLIRGVKSEATALPWVNHRWRSWEPEPLRWLAVNAGLHTMTAADTEERLTGRSSVLARVMAPFLGH from the coding sequence ATGGTCCCGGCTGTGAGTTCGACGCCGTCGTTCTGGCACGAGAGCCTGATCGCCTCGGGCGAGGACGATCTGCGCCCTCGCCCGGGGTTGGACGGCGACCTCGACGTCGATGTCTGCATCATCGGCGCCGGGTACACCGGTCTCTGGACGGCGTACTACCTGCTGGACGCCGACCCGGCGCTGCGCGTCGTCCTGCTCGAGGCGCAGATCGCCGGGTTCGGTGCCAGCGGCCGCAACGGCGGCTGGTGCTCGGCGCTGTTCCCGCGCTCGACCGCCTCGCTCGCCCGCCGGTACGGCCGCGATGCGGCGCTGGCCATGCGGCGGGCGATGCACGAGACGGTGCGCGAGGTCGGCCGGGTGGCCGACCTCGAGGGCATCGACGCGCACTATGCCCGCGGCGGCACCATCAGCGTGGCCCGCACCGAGGTGCAGTTGCGCCGGGCGCACGAGGACGTTGCCGGTGATGCCGCCTTCGACGGCATCGACGAGGTGAGCTTCCTCGATCCGGACGCCGCGGCCGAGCACGTGCGCACCTCGAACCTGCTCGGGGCGACCTACACCCCGCACTGCGCCCGGATCCACCCCGCGCGACTGGTACGCGGTCTGGCCCGGGCGGTCGAACGGCGCGGCGGCCGGATCGCCGAGCACACCCCGGCGCTGCGGGTCGAGCTGGGCTCGGGTACCAGCCGGGTGATCACCGAGCGGGGCACGGTGCGCGCGGCTCACGTCGTCCGGGCGATCGAGGCCTGGACCGGCACGCTGCCGATCACGCCGGGCGTCCCGGGAACCCCGAGCGCAGGCGCCCGGCCGCTGCCGAACCCGGCCCGCGCCCTGATCCCGGTGTACTCCCTGATGGTGGCCACCGAGCCGTTGCCGGCCTCGACGTGGGCCGAGATCGGGCTGGAGCGGGGGCAGACGGTCAACGACCACCGCCACCTGATCATCTACGGCCAGCGCACGGCGGACGACCGGCTGGTGTTCGGTGGCCGCGGCGCGCCCTATCACTTCGGCTCGGCGATCGAGCCGCGCTTCGATCGCGACCCAGCCGTGTTCACCGCTCTGCAGGCCACCGCACGCGAACTGTTCCCAGCCCTGGGCCGCGCCGAGTTCACTCACGCCTGGGGCGGGCCGTTGGGCATCTCGCGCGACTGGCACTCCAGCGTGGGGATCGACCCGGCGACCGGCTTCGGTTGGGCCGGCGGCTACGTCGGGGACGGCGTCGGGACGGCGAACCTGGCCGGCCGGACCCTGGCCGACCTGATCCGCGGGGTCAAGAGCGAGGCGACGGCGCTGCCTTGGGTCAACCACCGTTGGCGTTCGTGGGAGCCCGAGCCGCTGCGCTGGCTCGCCGTGAACGCCGGGCTGCACACCATGACCGCGGCCGACACCGAGGAGCGACTCACCGGCCGGTCGAGCGTCCTGGCGCGGGTGATGGCACCGTTCCTGGGGCACTGA
- a CDS encoding MFS transporter, which produces MTQTPVAAGVGFGSERGPVLIALMVTTGLIAIDATILATAVPTIVADLGDFASFPWLFSIYVLTQAVSVPLYSKVSDTVGRKPVILAGIALFVLGSALCGLATSMPALIAFRAVQGLGAGAVQPMAITIIGDIYTVAERATVQGYVASVWGTASVLGPTLGGLFSEYAGWPWIFFVNVPLGLVAAWLLLRRFHEHIEPRRHRLDWPGGTLLTIGLALVILATLEGGTAWAWRSWQSLAAFGVGALALLIFARVERRAAEPVLPVWLFSRRLLITTTLVGFGVGVLILGVTTYVPTFLEARLGLRPLASGLTLAPLLLGWPISASQAGRLYLRFGFRRTVIIGGTLAVTGAVALALASAHPSVPAIGGACFVLGLGLGLVATPSLIAAQSSVEWAERGVVTGANMFARSAGSAVGVAVLGALVNGVMGGVAASHDPARFGLAATAAFWAVAGVAALMAVAGWAMPRQER; this is translated from the coding sequence ATGACCCAAACCCCTGTGGCGGCGGGAGTCGGGTTCGGGTCCGAGCGTGGCCCGGTGCTGATCGCCCTGATGGTGACCACCGGACTGATCGCGATCGATGCCACCATTCTGGCGACCGCGGTCCCCACGATCGTCGCCGACCTGGGCGACTTCGCCAGCTTCCCGTGGCTGTTCTCGATCTACGTGCTGACCCAGGCCGTCAGCGTGCCGCTCTACAGCAAGGTCAGCGACACGGTGGGCCGCAAACCCGTGATCCTGGCCGGGATTGCGTTGTTCGTGCTGGGGTCGGCGCTGTGCGGACTGGCCACCTCGATGCCGGCGCTGATCGCGTTCCGGGCGGTGCAGGGGCTGGGGGCGGGCGCCGTCCAGCCGATGGCGATCACGATCATCGGCGACATCTACACCGTCGCCGAGCGGGCCACGGTGCAGGGGTACGTCGCCAGTGTCTGGGGGACGGCGTCCGTGCTCGGCCCGACGTTGGGGGGACTGTTCAGCGAGTACGCGGGCTGGCCGTGGATCTTCTTCGTCAACGTGCCGCTCGGCCTGGTGGCAGCGTGGTTGCTGCTGCGGCGCTTCCACGAACACATCGAGCCTCGGCGCCACCGTCTCGACTGGCCCGGCGGCACGCTGCTGACCATCGGGCTGGCGCTGGTCATCCTCGCCACGCTCGAGGGAGGAACGGCCTGGGCGTGGCGTTCGTGGCAGAGCCTGGCGGCGTTCGGGGTCGGCGCCCTGGCGCTGCTCATCTTCGCTCGGGTGGAGCGCCGGGCGGCCGAGCCCGTGTTGCCGGTCTGGCTCTTCTCGCGACGGCTGTTGATCACCACCACGTTGGTCGGCTTCGGTGTCGGAGTGCTGATTCTGGGCGTCACCACCTATGTGCCGACCTTCCTGGAGGCCCGGCTCGGCCTGCGGCCGTTGGCCTCGGGCCTGACGCTGGCACCACTGCTGCTCGGCTGGCCCATCTCGGCCTCCCAGGCGGGACGGCTGTATCTGCGGTTCGGGTTCCGTCGCACCGTGATCATCGGCGGCACCCTCGCCGTGACCGGCGCGGTGGCCCTCGCCCTGGCGTCGGCGCACCCCTCGGTGCCGGCCATCGGGGGTGCCTGCTTCGTGCTGGGGCTCGGCCTGGGTCTGGTGGCCACCCCGTCGCTGATCGCGGCTCAGTCGAGCGTGGAGTGGGCCGAGCGGGGCGTGGTCACCGGGGCCAACATGTTCGCCCGCTCGGCGGGCAGCGCGGTCGGGGTCGCCGTGCTCGGGGCGCTGGTCAACGGGGTCATGGGCGGTGTCGCCGCGTCGCACGATCCGGCCCGGTTCGGCCTCGCCGCGACGGCCGCGTTCTGGGCTGTGGCCGGTGTGGCTGCCTTGATGGCGGTGGCCGGCTGGGCCATGCCGCGGCAGGAACGCTGA
- a CDS encoding peptidoglycan-binding protein: MGLTTDGRYGPATVAAVSAVQRARGLPATGALDAASWRGLIAARIARESLAKPPTASPPSGAQSNGGGTAGGSLTSSAAATLRPHAGTVLRPGSSGAAVLALQRALHVAGANGYFGPATTAAVIAYQKAHKLTPDGVVGPATWKVLIG; encoded by the coding sequence CTGGGGCTGACCACGGACGGCAGATACGGCCCGGCGACCGTGGCCGCGGTCAGCGCAGTGCAGCGGGCGCGAGGCCTGCCGGCCACCGGTGCCCTGGACGCCGCGAGCTGGCGCGGGCTGATCGCCGCCCGGATCGCGCGGGAGAGCCTGGCGAAACCTCCGACGGCGAGCCCGCCGTCCGGCGCCCAGTCCAACGGCGGCGGCACGGCAGGTGGGTCGCTGACCAGCTCGGCCGCCGCCACGTTGCGCCCCCATGCCGGCACCGTGTTGCGCCCCGGCTCGAGCGGTGCCGCCGTCCTCGCCCTGCAGCGGGCACTGCACGTGGCGGGAGCCAACGGGTACTTCGGCCCCGCGACGACGGCAGCGGTGATCGCCTACCAGAAGGCACACAAGCTGACCCCGGACGGTGTGGTCGGGCCCGCCACCTGGAAGGTGCTGATCGGCTGA
- a CDS encoding CDP-alcohol phosphatidyltransferase family protein, with the protein MLGLAGRRETTRTWANLVTAIRTLIAVPLAMAAAVQASPELLIAGYLTYWIGDIADGAIARALDQETRIGAVLDIVADRACGACCALALGVIRPELWPALAIFLLQFMVLDGALSLSFLRWPVKGPNDFYLIDRIIFRWNWSKPAKALNTAGVILAAAADQPVLAVVIALAQVAVKAYSTHRLLQLTPDPQP; encoded by the coding sequence GTGCTCGGCCTGGCCGGCCGGCGCGAGACCACCCGCACCTGGGCCAACCTGGTCACCGCGATCCGCACCCTCATCGCCGTCCCGCTGGCCATGGCGGCCGCGGTACAGGCCTCACCCGAGCTGCTGATCGCGGGGTACCTGACCTACTGGATCGGCGACATCGCGGACGGCGCGATCGCCCGGGCTCTGGACCAGGAGACCCGCATCGGCGCGGTGCTCGACATCGTCGCCGACCGAGCCTGCGGAGCGTGCTGTGCGCTGGCGCTGGGGGTGATCCGGCCCGAGCTGTGGCCGGCGTTGGCGATCTTCCTGCTGCAGTTCATGGTGCTGGACGGCGCGCTGTCGCTGTCGTTCCTGCGCTGGCCGGTGAAGGGCCCCAACGACTTCTACCTGATCGACCGGATCATCTTCCGCTGGAACTGGTCCAAGCCGGCCAAGGCGCTGAACACCGCCGGCGTGATCCTCGCCGCCGCCGCCGACCAGCCGGTTCTGGCCGTCGTGATCGCCCTGGCCCAAGTAGCCGTCAAGGCCTACTCCACACACCGCCTGCTCCAGCTCACCCCTGACCCCCAACCCTGA